A window of Ignavibacterium sp. contains these coding sequences:
- a CDS encoding thioesterase family protein → MFAVKRRINFFDCDPAGIIFFSRLFDFCHSAYEQLIDSFELDEDYWDNSVYVVPIIHTECDYYRPIKYGDEIEIQLSVSNLKNSSFELTYSLLLNGEKCAVVKTVHVFVSREDWNKMNIPDNIMIGLQRQLAE, encoded by the coding sequence ATGTTTGCGGTTAAACGAAGAATAAATTTTTTTGATTGTGATCCGGCCGGAATAATCTTTTTTTCCCGCTTGTTTGATTTCTGCCATTCTGCCTACGAACAATTGATTGATTCTTTTGAACTTGATGAAGATTACTGGGATAATTCAGTATATGTAGTTCCAATTATTCATACGGAGTGTGATTATTACAGACCGATAAAATATGGTGATGAAATAGAAATACAATTATCAGTTTCAAACCTTAAAAACTCTTCATTCGAACTCACTTATTCATTATTGTTGAATGGTGAAAAATGTGCAGTGGTTAAAACCGTGCATGTTTTTGTTAGCAGGGAAGATTGGAATAAAATGAACATACCTGATAACATTATGATTGGACTACAAAGGCAACTGGCTGAATAA
- a CDS encoding T9SS type A sorting domain-containing protein, with product MKKFALLFIMFSLPINSLNAQWISADDSNIGGDIMALLEYNGVLYAGGTAFLFRSSDQGNSWTGYFGPLAFAWTLAKSGANVYCGISYPTQGIYKTTNNGLDWNLTSFAFQPMSLAAGDTFIVATGIGNPHVFISTDEGQSWSPISNTVGYLFVSGNRIYLASSGLNVTSDFGANWITIHNDPGISVVADDSIIFFGTQNGKIYRSTNYGQSWETAFNKPGAYVYSLYKYGQYVFAGTDSGFYISTNNGESFFSKNDNLGNCRVTSILVYNNFVFVANGNYGAIPVSVWKRPLTEIVSVKEQNENQLNSFLLSQNYPNPFNPSTKISWHSPEGSWQTLKVFDVLGNEIATLINEYKPAGTYEVTWDAELLPSGVYFYRMEASSPIGQTFSETKKMILMK from the coding sequence ATGAAAAAATTTGCACTTCTCTTTATTATGTTCTCTCTTCCGATCAATTCCCTGAACGCACAATGGATTTCTGCAGATGATTCAAATATTGGTGGCGATATAATGGCTCTGCTCGAGTATAACGGAGTTCTTTACGCAGGTGGGACTGCTTTTCTCTTTCGCAGCAGTGATCAGGGAAATTCATGGACAGGATATTTTGGTCCGCTTGCTTTTGCCTGGACATTAGCTAAATCAGGTGCAAATGTCTATTGCGGAATTAGTTATCCAACACAAGGAATTTATAAAACAACAAATAACGGATTAGACTGGAATCTAACCTCTTTTGCATTTCAGCCAATGTCACTTGCTGCAGGAGATACATTTATTGTGGCTACCGGAATTGGCAATCCTCATGTTTTCATATCAACAGATGAAGGTCAATCCTGGTCTCCGATATCCAATACTGTCGGTTATTTGTTCGTTTCAGGAAACAGAATTTATTTAGCTTCATCAGGACTAAATGTTACTTCTGATTTTGGTGCTAACTGGATAACAATTCATAACGATCCGGGGATTTCAGTGGTTGCAGATGATTCGATAATCTTCTTCGGAACTCAGAATGGAAAGATTTATCGTTCAACGAATTATGGACAATCCTGGGAAACAGCATTCAACAAACCGGGAGCTTATGTTTATTCTTTATATAAGTATGGTCAATATGTATTTGCAGGAACAGATTCAGGATTTTATATCTCAACAAATAACGGAGAATCATTTTTTAGTAAAAATGATAATCTTGGTAATTGCAGAGTAACTTCCATTCTGGTTTACAACAACTTTGTTTTTGTTGCAAATGGCAATTATGGCGCTATTCCTGTATCGGTTTGGAAAAGACCATTAACTGAAATAGTTTCAGTTAAAGAACAAAATGAAAATCAACTTAATTCTTTTTTACTTTCACAGAATTATCCTAATCCATTTAATCCAAGTACAAAAATCAGTTGGCATTCGCCAGAGGGCAGTTGGCAAACTTTGAAAGTATTCGATGTTTTGGGGAATGAAATTGCAACACTTATTAATGAATACAAACCAGCTGGCACTTATGAAGTCACCTGGGATGCAGAGTTGCTACCTAGCGGAGTTTATTTCTACAGAATGGAAGCTAGTTCTCCAATTGGACAGACATTCTCTGAAACGAAGAAGATGATTTTGATGAAGTAA
- a CDS encoding cytochrome b/b6 domain-containing protein — translation MAHRLSRFIKKKMLPKHLKISLLIIGLVILPSKIYAQSIEDCLMCHSDNELTMDKKGKTISLFVDESIFKKSVHSKLNCVSCHKGFNPEDIPHADPIKEVNCVSCHNAALTKHSFHPQILKNKGLGGGKDVSCVSCHGSHEVASTKTGKWSAKSTPESCGNCHKDELESYKKSNHGIVFSQGDESAPSCITCHKGAITKVAFKDDKTSMKQAQEKLCLSCHLDDPTVRSKTKPTTKFILAYDKSVHGKALHSGNGDAASCVDCHSAHDVIKASDSQSSVYRLNIPNTCGKCHSEIKNEYAESVHGISVAKGNIDSPVCTSCHGEHNILKHTDPNSPVAYQNVSLMVCSPCHASVKLSEKYGLSANRFKTFTESYHGLALRGGSATVANCGSCHGAHNIKPSTDPTSTVYKDNLVKTCGKCHPGANTTFVAGKIHVSLEEKEEPILYWIATIYIVLIVSIVGGMFLHNAVDFYRKGKIRKLIQAGEIKVEHHGHGLYLRMTLAERIQHGTMALSFIILVITGFMLRFPESWWVSHIRDISSHAFEYRSLIHRIAAVAMIVVSLYHLYYILFTQRGKQLVIDLLPRWQDVKDAIGVAKFNLGLSNQKPKLDRFSYVEKAEYWALVWGTVVMSVTGLIMWIYTDQAGTFSKLEWDIARTIHYFEAWLAFLAIVVWHFYFVIFNPDVYPMNLAWLKGTLTEEEMAHEHPLELERLKKQESKENSEDKNS, via the coding sequence GTGGCACACAGACTTTCTCGATTTATTAAAAAGAAGATGCTTCCCAAACATCTTAAAATTTCCCTCCTTATAATCGGATTAGTTATTCTGCCCTCTAAGATATATGCTCAATCAATCGAAGATTGTCTGATGTGCCATAGTGATAATGAACTCACTATGGATAAAAAGGGAAAAACAATTTCCCTGTTTGTTGATGAAAGCATCTTTAAAAAATCTGTACACTCAAAATTAAATTGTGTTTCTTGCCACAAGGGATTCAATCCGGAAGATATACCGCACGCTGATCCAATTAAAGAAGTAAACTGTGTTAGCTGCCATAATGCAGCATTAACAAAACATTCTTTCCATCCTCAAATTCTCAAGAACAAAGGACTTGGTGGTGGAAAGGATGTTTCCTGTGTAAGTTGTCACGGCTCTCACGAAGTTGCTTCAACAAAAACAGGCAAATGGTCTGCAAAAAGTACTCCCGAATCTTGTGGTAATTGTCATAAAGATGAGTTGGAATCGTATAAGAAGTCAAATCACGGAATAGTATTTTCTCAGGGAGATGAAAGTGCTCCAAGTTGCATCACTTGTCATAAAGGTGCTATAACCAAAGTAGCATTTAAGGATGACAAAACATCAATGAAACAAGCTCAGGAAAAACTATGTCTTTCCTGTCACCTTGATGATCCAACAGTCAGGAGTAAAACCAAACCAACAACAAAATTTATCTTAGCTTATGATAAAAGTGTTCATGGAAAAGCATTACACTCTGGTAATGGTGATGCGGCAAGTTGTGTGGATTGTCATTCTGCTCACGATGTTATAAAAGCTTCGGATTCTCAATCTTCCGTTTACAGATTAAATATACCAAACACTTGTGGGAAGTGTCACTCAGAAATAAAAAATGAATATGCAGAAAGCGTTCACGGTATAAGCGTTGCTAAAGGAAATATTGATTCACCGGTTTGTACAAGTTGTCACGGTGAACATAATATTTTAAAACATACTGATCCAAATTCACCGGTTGCTTATCAAAATGTTTCTCTAATGGTTTGCTCGCCTTGTCATGCATCGGTTAAGCTTTCGGAGAAGTATGGTTTATCTGCAAACAGATTTAAAACTTTCACTGAATCATATCATGGTCTGGCATTAAGAGGTGGTTCAGCAACTGTAGCCAATTGCGGAAGTTGTCACGGAGCCCATAATATAAAACCATCGACCGATCCTACATCAACAGTATATAAAGATAATCTTGTTAAGACTTGCGGCAAATGCCATCCGGGTGCAAATACAACATTTGTTGCCGGAAAAATTCATGTTAGTCTTGAAGAAAAAGAAGAACCAATTCTTTACTGGATTGCTACAATTTATATTGTACTGATTGTCTCAATTGTCGGCGGAATGTTTTTACATAATGCTGTTGATTTTTATAGAAAAGGAAAAATCAGAAAGCTTATCCAGGCAGGTGAAATTAAAGTAGAACATCACGGACATGGTTTATATTTAAGAATGACCTTAGCTGAGCGAATTCAGCATGGTACGATGGCTCTAAGTTTTATTATTCTTGTAATAACTGGATTTATGCTTAGATTCCCTGAATCCTGGTGGGTAAGCCATATAAGAGATATCAGCAGTCACGCTTTTGAATACAGAAGCTTAATTCACAGAATTGCTGCAGTCGCAATGATTGTTGTGAGTCTCTATCATCTGTATTACATTCTTTTTACTCAACGAGGCAAACAGCTTGTAATCGATTTATTACCTCGTTGGCAGGATGTTAAAGATGCAATTGGAGTGGCAAAGTTTAATCTTGGACTTTCAAATCAAAAACCAAAACTCGATCGATTCTCTTATGTTGAGAAAGCTGAATACTGGGCTTTAGTCTGGGGTACTGTTGTTATGAGTGTTACCGGCTTAATAATGTGGATTTATACAGATCAGGCCGGAACATTTTCAAAATTAGAATGGGACATTGCACGCACTATTCACTACTTTGAAGCATGGTTAGCTTTCCTAGCAATAGTAGTCTGGCACTTCTATTTCGTTATTTTCAATCCTGATGTTTATCCTATGAATCTTGCCTGGCTCAAGGGTACTTTGACTGAAGAAGAAATGGCTCACGAACATCCGCTTGAACTTGAAAGATTGAAAAAACAGGAGTCAAAAGAAAATTCTGAAGATAAAAATTCATAG
- a CDS encoding NapC/NirT family cytochrome c: MKKIFPHYVYNPITLSGAALALLSFGLIVFLFIIDIFSPSEKPYMGIITYIVLPIFLIAGLLLIAYGIIRERKREKKGIFRTGTLPVIDLNDPKKRAMVVVFSVGTLLLLIFSAFGSFKAYEYTETDAFCGTICHQVMEPEYTAYLNSPHSRVGCVQCHIGSGTSWYVKSKLSGAYQVYSVLFNKYNRPIQTPVKELRPAEGTCEQCHSPSHFFSEKKVDHTYYLSDEKNTKSGLTMLVKIGGGNSEFGTTGGIHWHMNISNQVEYIHTDERRLVIPWVKLITSDGKEIIYRDKEANFDEKNFKAENYRKMDCIDCHNRPSHIYHQPDKMANLYMSQGRIDETLPYIKSLIVLALEGNYTTREIGLDSIQTVIDEFYKVNYPEIYSAKKDKIEQAIENTKKIYQRNYFPYMRADWKHFPDNISHVYTPGCFRCHDGKHVSNDGKVISNDCNSCHIIISQRMNDGTVKTSLDGLEFKHPVDLGESLSQHLCTDCHWKQD; this comes from the coding sequence ATGAAAAAAATTTTTCCGCATTATGTTTATAATCCCATAACACTTTCCGGGGCAGCATTAGCATTATTAAGTTTTGGATTAATTGTCTTCCTCTTCATAATTGATATATTCAGCCCTTCTGAAAAACCTTATATGGGAATTATTACATACATAGTACTTCCAATTTTTTTAATAGCTGGATTATTACTCATTGCATACGGAATAATCAGGGAAAGGAAAAGAGAGAAGAAAGGAATTTTCAGAACCGGAACTTTACCTGTAATTGATTTAAACGATCCAAAAAAAAGAGCTATGGTTGTCGTTTTTTCAGTGGGAACACTTTTGCTTTTAATTTTTTCTGCATTCGGAAGTTTCAAAGCATATGAATACACTGAAACAGATGCTTTTTGCGGAACTATCTGTCATCAGGTTATGGAACCGGAATACACTGCTTACTTAAATTCACCTCATTCAAGAGTTGGGTGTGTTCAATGTCATATCGGTTCAGGAACAAGCTGGTATGTGAAATCAAAATTAAGTGGCGCATATCAGGTCTATTCTGTTCTCTTTAATAAATATAACAGACCAATACAAACGCCTGTTAAAGAACTTCGTCCGGCTGAAGGAACTTGTGAACAGTGTCATTCACCTTCTCACTTCTTCAGCGAAAAGAAAGTTGATCATACTTATTACTTATCTGATGAAAAGAATACCAAATCCGGTTTGACTATGCTTGTTAAAATTGGTGGCGGCAATAGTGAGTTTGGAACTACCGGTGGCATTCACTGGCATATGAATATCAGTAATCAGGTTGAATACATTCATACAGATGAAAGAAGACTTGTAATTCCCTGGGTAAAGCTGATTACTTCTGACGGGAAAGAAATTATTTACAGAGATAAAGAAGCAAACTTTGATGAGAAAAATTTCAAAGCAGAAAACTACCGAAAGATGGATTGCATTGATTGCCATAACAGACCTTCACACATTTATCATCAACCTGATAAGATGGCAAATCTTTATATGTCACAAGGAAGAATTGATGAAACACTTCCATACATTAAGAGTTTGATTGTTCTTGCCCTCGAAGGAAATTATACAACAAGAGAAATCGGACTTGACAGCATTCAAACAGTAATTGATGAATTTTATAAAGTAAACTATCCTGAAATCTATTCAGCTAAAAAAGATAAGATTGAGCAAGCAATTGAAAACACTAAGAAAATTTATCAGCGAAATTATTTCCCTTATATGAGAGCCGATTGGAAACATTTTCCTGATAACATTTCGCATGTTTATACTCCGGGATGTTTCAGATGCCACGATGGAAAACATGTGAGTAACGATGGAAAAGTTATATCCAATGATTGTAATAGTTGTCATATTATTATTTCGCAGAGAATGAATGACGGAACTGTTAAAACTTCATTGGATGGACTGGAGTTCAAACATCCTGTTGATCTTGGCGAATCGCTTTCACAGCATCTTTGTACTGATTGCCATTGGAAACAAGATTAG
- a CDS encoding PAS domain-containing sensor histidine kinase, with amino-acid sequence MNNLNFDFTLFDNFPDMFFLVEPNGKITRMNKVATETLKQEVNDTEIFFDYIELCDRNNSEKIFSEALNDGLSKEIETRLFINRNFFNVKITIIPFTDTIPEKRLAIINVRDISDEKRKEAELIRFFNVAENSVNPIEITDLNGKIIYVNRAFEVASGYSKEELLGKNPRVFGSGKLPSSFWDKMWATISSGKVWVGEVENRRKNGEPFYTQLLISPILEKDGKVSGYFAIHRDLTEKRTLERQLIHTQKMESIGTLAAGIAHEVGNPLASISALVQVAQRSSKDPFVNEKLSLVKSQITRISKIIRDLVDFSRPSNYELELTDVNKVITEAVEITRVGTKAKDITFETKLSDSIPMLPLIADQIQQVFLNILLNAVDAISEKKEKHNEKISVTSEADSDWLTITFVDTGPGIKEENLNKIFEPFFTTKKEGKGTGLGLWVSYGIVKSFQGDIKVKSKLNEGTTFIIKLPIHN; translated from the coding sequence ATGAACAACCTGAATTTTGATTTTACATTATTCGATAACTTTCCTGATATGTTCTTTCTTGTTGAGCCAAATGGCAAAATAACGAGAATGAACAAAGTAGCTACAGAGACTTTGAAACAGGAAGTTAACGACACAGAAATTTTTTTTGATTATATAGAATTATGTGACAGAAATAATTCAGAAAAAATCTTTTCAGAAGCATTAAATGATGGATTGTCCAAAGAAATTGAAACTCGTCTCTTTATCAATAGAAATTTCTTTAATGTTAAGATTACCATTATTCCCTTTACTGATACTATCCCTGAAAAAAGACTCGCAATCATTAATGTTCGAGATATAAGTGACGAGAAAAGAAAAGAAGCCGAACTAATCAGATTTTTTAATGTTGCGGAAAACAGTGTTAATCCAATTGAGATAACAGATTTGAACGGAAAGATTATTTATGTAAATCGTGCCTTTGAAGTTGCCTCTGGTTATTCTAAAGAAGAATTGCTTGGTAAAAATCCACGAGTGTTCGGCAGCGGAAAACTACCATCATCATTTTGGGATAAAATGTGGGCTACAATATCAAGCGGAAAAGTTTGGGTTGGAGAGGTTGAAAACCGCAGGAAAAATGGTGAGCCATTTTATACCCAACTTCTTATTTCACCTATTCTTGAGAAAGATGGAAAAGTGTCCGGATATTTTGCAATTCACAGAGACCTGACAGAAAAAAGAACCTTAGAGCGACAACTGATTCATACTCAGAAAATGGAAAGCATTGGAACACTTGCAGCAGGAATTGCTCACGAGGTGGGAAATCCGCTCGCATCTATTTCTGCTTTGGTACAGGTTGCACAGAGAAGTTCTAAAGATCCATTTGTTAATGAAAAACTTAGCTTGGTAAAAAGTCAGATAACAAGAATTTCAAAAATTATTCGTGACCTCGTTGATTTTTCAAGACCATCAAATTATGAACTTGAATTAACTGATGTTAATAAAGTGATTACCGAAGCAGTTGAGATTACTCGAGTCGGCACTAAAGCCAAGGATATTACTTTCGAAACCAAACTCAGTGACTCAATCCCAATGCTGCCATTAATTGCTGATCAGATTCAACAGGTTTTTCTTAATATTCTTCTTAATGCAGTTGATGCAATTTCAGAAAAGAAAGAAAAACATAATGAAAAAATATCAGTTACATCGGAAGCAGATTCTGATTGGCTTACAATAACCTTTGTTGATACCGGACCAGGAATAAAAGAAGAAAACCTCAATAAAATATTTGAACCTTTTTTCACAACAAAAAAAGAAGGCAAAGGTACAGGGCTTGGACTTTGGGTTAGTTACGGCATTGTAAAAAGTTTTCAGGGCGACATAAAAGTAAAAAGTAAATTAAACGAAGGAACAACATTCATAATTAAGTTACCGATTCATAATTAG
- a CDS encoding YbaN family protein — translation MNKNSEIKNIQLPKFYRYFYLISGFLLVAIGVIGIFLPVLPTTIFLILASACFVKSSPKANEWLRNHKVLGMYVKNYQDKTGLTIKAKIFNIAFLWIMILLSAFYLTDEFYIKVVLLLIAIGVTIHLLMIKTKKD, via the coding sequence ATGAATAAAAATTCCGAAATAAAGAATATTCAGTTGCCAAAATTCTACAGATACTTTTATCTGATAAGTGGATTTCTTTTAGTAGCCATTGGTGTTATTGGAATTTTTCTACCGGTTTTACCAACAACAATTTTTCTGATCTTGGCTTCTGCGTGTTTTGTTAAAAGTTCACCTAAAGCAAATGAATGGCTAAGAAATCATAAAGTGCTTGGAATGTATGTGAAAAATTATCAGGATAAAACCGGATTAACTATAAAAGCAAAAATTTTTAATATAGCTTTTTTGTGGATAATGATTTTACTATCAGCTTTTTATCTCACTGATGAATTCTATATAAAAGTTGTTTTACTGCTGATTGCTATTGGTGTAACAATTCATTTACTGATGATTAAAACAAAAAAAGATTAG
- a CDS encoding sigma-54 dependent transcriptional regulator, whose translation MAFKILVVDDEEIIRDSISYILETEGYEVEKAENGKIAYDKIKEKHFDLVITDIEMPAMKGTELLEKIKTLDPQTAVIIITAFGSLDTAITALRNGASDYILKPVEFDELLIKVKRLFEVKDLLIENKVLREEINRKYDFDNIVGKSPAIKKVFDMIQAVAETDSTVLISGNSGTGKELVARAIHYRSKRKNKPFIAVNCGAISENLIESELFGHKKGAFTGAISDKEGFIKAADGGTLFLDEISEMPPQLQVKLLRAIQEKEYTPVGTTQSLPVNVRFVATTNRNLEEEVKAGRFREDLYYRLNVVEIHLPSLKEREEDIPLLADHFLNKYRKELNKNIKGIDNDAMRALLAHEWKGEVRELENIIERAVIFCKGEYISTDDLPPSFVPDRGNFELNFSNSLEDSVRKFERDFIMRALESNNFNKEKTADILKVGLSTLYRKLKELDIKI comes from the coding sequence ATGGCATTTAAAATTTTAGTCGTAGATGATGAAGAAATAATTCGTGATTCAATCTCCTACATTTTGGAAACCGAAGGATATGAAGTTGAAAAAGCAGAAAATGGTAAGATTGCTTATGACAAAATAAAAGAAAAACATTTTGATCTTGTCATAACAGACATCGAAATGCCTGCGATGAAAGGCACTGAGCTTCTTGAAAAAATCAAAACCCTTGACCCGCAAACTGCAGTAATCATAATAACCGCTTTCGGTTCGCTTGACACAGCTATTACAGCACTTAGGAATGGTGCGAGCGATTATATTCTTAAACCAGTTGAGTTTGATGAACTTCTTATTAAAGTTAAAAGATTATTCGAAGTAAAAGATTTGCTTATTGAAAATAAAGTTTTGCGCGAAGAGATTAATCGTAAATATGATTTCGATAATATAGTTGGTAAAAGTCCTGCAATCAAAAAAGTTTTTGATATGATTCAGGCAGTTGCTGAAACAGATTCAACAGTATTAATTAGCGGAAACAGCGGAACCGGAAAAGAGCTTGTAGCCAGAGCGATTCATTATAGAAGTAAAAGAAAAAATAAACCATTCATTGCCGTTAACTGCGGAGCTATTTCTGAAAATCTTATCGAGAGTGAATTGTTTGGTCATAAAAAAGGAGCATTTACCGGTGCAATTTCTGACAAAGAAGGTTTTATTAAAGCCGCAGATGGTGGAACTTTATTTTTAGATGAAATCAGTGAAATGCCTCCTCAACTTCAGGTAAAACTTCTTCGAGCAATTCAGGAAAAGGAATATACTCCGGTTGGAACAACCCAATCGTTGCCGGTTAATGTAAGATTTGTTGCTACGACAAACCGCAATCTTGAAGAAGAAGTTAAAGCCGGAAGGTTCCGTGAAGATTTATACTACCGACTAAATGTAGTTGAGATTCATCTTCCATCATTAAAAGAACGGGAAGAAGATATTCCACTTTTAGCAGACCATTTTCTAAATAAATACAGAAAAGAACTTAACAAGAATATCAAAGGAATAGACAACGATGCGATGAGAGCATTGCTTGCTCACGAATGGAAAGGTGAAGTTCGTGAATTGGAAAACATAATTGAAAGAGCTGTAATCTTCTGTAAAGGCGAATACATTTCTACGGATGATTTACCTCCTTCATTTGTACCCGACAGAGGAAATTTCGAATTGAATTTTTCTAACTCGCTTGAAGATAGTGTAAGAAAATTCGAAAGAGATTTTATTATGCGTGCACTTGAATCGAATAACTTCAATAAAGAAAAAACTGCAGATATTCTTAAGGTTGGGTTATCCACTCTTTACCGAAAACTCAAAGAGTTGGATATCAAGATTTGA
- a CDS encoding c-type cytochrome — MKNIIAYLGIIIAIVALYGFAFTISSNDDPAGKKIFVDQKCNMCHTVKSAGIESKKSDATDLSNVGAEMKSEDMIKYLKKEMKLNNKDHKTAFKGSDEDLKKLVEWLSTLKTESK, encoded by the coding sequence ATGAAAAACATTATTGCTTATCTTGGAATTATAATCGCAATCGTAGCACTTTATGGATTTGCTTTCACAATTTCATCAAATGATGATCCCGCTGGCAAAAAAATATTTGTTGATCAGAAATGCAATATGTGCCATACTGTTAAAAGTGCTGGTATTGAATCAAAGAAATCGGATGCAACAGATTTATCGAATGTAGGTGCTGAAATGAAATCAGAGGATATGATAAAATATTTGAAAAAGGAAATGAAATTAAATAACAAAGATCACAAAACTGCATTCAAAGGATCAGATGAAGATCTAAAGAAATTAGTTGAATGGTTATCTACTCTCAAAACTGAATCCAAATAA
- a CDS encoding carbon-nitrogen family hydrolase yields MKIGLLQYNPVWEDKESNKQKILSFVERTEEKIDLLILPEMSLTGFTMNAEQFAEGIGGDTFRFFSALAQEKLFDVFVGIIERGKQKPFNTLLHINSKGKLIKLYRKVHPFSYSKENQFYNAGSKPVTTKIKKNLIGLSICYDLRFPELYRKYAKKRVHLIVDIANWPDTRIEHWRTLLKARAIENQCYVAGVNRVGDDPKLHYNGCTSFYDPMGNLLSEVVEEEKLLIVELNKNYINEVREKFPFLDDMKMI; encoded by the coding sequence ATGAAAATAGGATTATTACAATACAATCCCGTTTGGGAAGATAAAGAATCTAACAAGCAAAAAATTTTATCTTTTGTCGAGAGGACAGAAGAAAAAATTGATTTGTTGATTTTGCCTGAGATGAGTCTTACAGGATTTACAATGAATGCTGAACAATTTGCAGAAGGGATTGGTGGTGATACATTCAGATTTTTCTCTGCACTTGCTCAGGAAAAATTGTTTGATGTGTTTGTCGGAATTATTGAAAGAGGAAAACAAAAACCGTTTAATACTCTATTGCATATTAACTCAAAAGGGAAGTTGATAAAACTTTATCGGAAAGTTCATCCATTTTCATATTCAAAAGAAAATCAGTTTTATAACGCTGGTTCAAAACCAGTAACTACAAAGATTAAAAAAAATCTTATCGGACTTTCAATTTGTTACGATTTAAGATTTCCTGAATTGTATAGAAAATATGCTAAGAAGCGTGTTCATCTGATTGTTGATATTGCTAATTGGCCTGATACAAGAATTGAACATTGGAGAACATTATTAAAAGCACGTGCAATCGAAAATCAATGTTATGTTGCCGGAGTAAATCGCGTTGGAGATGATCCAAAGCTGCATTATAACGGATGCACAAGTTTTTATGATCCGATGGGAAATCTTCTTTCTGAAGTAGTTGAAGAAGAAAAACTTCTGATAGTTGAGCTTAATAAAAATTATATCAACGAGGTAAGAGAAAAATTTCCTTTCCTCGATGATATGAAAATGATTTAA